A single Fundulus heteroclitus isolate FHET01 unplaced genomic scaffold, MU-UCD_Fhet_4.1 scaffold_90, whole genome shotgun sequence DNA region contains:
- the pth4 gene encoding parathyroid hormone 4, giving the protein MPLPSFCPRASDGSQHSSRRKNLLLEDVVRTTVFLLVAVEVPWQPETSVHLGSLNVGVVEVKELVKSSRGLYKRSEGSNQISVKSFNIRGAVFTQRGNKMQLSHRPVQLFAVMVLVIFPTGHCQQNESRRAVTEHQLMHDRGRSIQSLKRHIWLSSAIEGLHTAQTRSAVAAFTPSKLLNSPLNPVLNPAKESPQPAPVQNMLRDFFYPHLNHLLDEEP; this is encoded by the exons ATGCCTCTTCCATCCTTCTGCCCACGAGCTTCAGATGGGAGCCAACATTCCTCACGGAGAAAGAACCTTCTCCTGGAAGATGTTGTCAGGACGACTGTGTTTCTATTGGTGGCTGTGGAGGTGCCATGGCAACCGGAGACTTCGGTCCATTTAGGTTCATTAAATGTTGGGGTCGTTGAAGTCAAGGAGCTGGTGAAGAGCTCCAG GGGGCTTTATAAAAGGTCTGAAGGGTCGAATCAGATCTCAGTTAAGAGTTTTAACATCAGAGGAGCGGTTTTCACTCAGAGAGGAAAT aAAATGCAGCTCTCCCACCGGCCTGTGCAGTTGTTTGCTGTGATGGTTCTTGTCATCTTTCCAACTGGCCATTGTCAACAGAATGAAAG CCGTCGAGCAGTGACTGAACACCAGTTGATGCACGATCGTGGTCGAAGCATCCAGAGCCTAAAAAGGCACATTTGGCTTTCCAGCGCTATCGAGGGTCTTCACACGGCGCAGACCCGCTCCGCTGTGGCTGCTTTCACTCCTTCAAAGCTCCTCAACTCTCCTCTGAATCCAGTCCTGAACCCAGCTAAAGAGAGCCCCCAACCTGCTCCGGTCCAGAATATGCTGAGAGACTTCTTTTATCCCCACTTGAATCATCTCCTGGATGAAGAGCCCTAA